Proteins encoded within one genomic window of Hermetia illucens chromosome 2, iHerIll2.2.curated.20191125, whole genome shotgun sequence:
- the LOC119649995 gene encoding UPF0489 protein C5orf22 homolog: MSQRKMDPPMEAAIKKPRLSDSTPSVSSSSTPTNSPQSTLQSLSPVESTSSLSTPSDRKFKKIPIFIVDFHNDVLDFIYRSFATRHLPLKGNTLIHFDSHPDMVIPRSLDPQCVFNKYDLLDELSIESWIMPPCYAGHFDKLVWVKNSFCDQMPTGNYDFNIGDHDGEIRVDLPLDYFVSEGNYSKTDQLSNSKALNLKVINSDDLKDGDLEIQTSESGAVILDIDLDFFSVNNPFLALYSKADMYKKLQAIYSYDESGNRDEVANRRREQLAELEKLFTYLDSKRTLDSYENTSIPPDRYKLIVDLVTSIRGNYNDEEIDWILVNNAGNTSDNNGLPHHKSTDEELEKYYENFQKFLKGLNLAPTIITMARSTEDDYCPKDQVESIQTRVVQILHKVYGDKVTDNPIKEYKQDKWDVMKL, encoded by the coding sequence ATGTCTCAGAGAAAAATGGATCCTCCTATGGAGGCAGCTATAAAAAAGCCACGGCTTTCAGATTCAACCCCATCTGTCTCATCTTCCTCAACACCAACAAATTCACCACAATCAACCTTACAATCGTTGTCACCCGTAGAATCAACCAGCTCATTATCAACTCCAAGTGAccggaaatttaaaaaaataccaaTTTTCATAGTAGATTTTCACAATGATGTACTGGACTTCATATACCGTAGCTTTGCAACCCGTCATCTGCCTCTGAAAGGAAATACTCTTATTCACTTCGATTCCCACCCTGACATGGTGATACCCCGTTCACTGGATCCCCAATGTGTGTTCAACAAGTACGATCTCCTGGATGAGTTGAGTATCGAAAGCTGGATCATGCCACCCTGCTATGCCGGACACTTTGATAAGCTCGTTTGGGTCAAGAATTCATTTTGTGATCAGATGCCTACGGGAAACTACGATTTCAATATTGGAGATCATGATGGTGAAATTCGAGTAGATTTGCCGTTGGACTACTTTGTTTCGGAGGGGAATTATTCGAAGACTGATCAGTTGAGCAATTCAAAGGCGCTTAATCTCAAGGTGATAAATTCGGATGACTTGAAAGACGGTGATTTGGAAATCCAGACTAGTGAGTCTGGTGCTGTCATTTTGGACATCGACTTGGACTTCTTCAGTGTAAATAATCCATTCTTAGCACTATATAGTAAAGCAGATATGTATAAGAAATTGCAAGCAATCTATTCCTACGATGAGTCAGGGAATCGAGATGAAGTGGCCAATCGTCGTCGGGAACAGCTTGCAGAACTAGAAAAACTATTCACTTACCTAGATTCCAAGAGAACACTAGACAGCTACGAAAACACATCGATACCCCCGGATCGGTATAAGTTAATCGTCGATCTTGTGACCAGCATCCGTGGTAATTATAACGACGAGGAGATCGATTGGATACTGGTAAACAATGCTGGAAATACTTCTGATAACAATGGGCTTCCACATCACAAGAGCACCGACGAGGAATTGGAGAAATATTATGAAAACTTTCAGAAGTTTTTGAAAGGATTAAATTTAGCGCCTACTATTATTACGATGGCAAGATCAACAGAAGATGATTACTGCCCCAAAGATCAGGTTGAATCAATACAAACAAGGGTCGTGCAGATACTTCACAAGGTATACGGCGACAAAGTTACGGacaacccaattaaagaatatAAGCAAGACAAGTGGGACGTCATGAAGCTTTAA